A region from the Serinibacter arcticus genome encodes:
- a CDS encoding SIP domain-containing protein: MLPAVTRWLDDHPAIVSAAAAPRPQNLDDVDVDTQGLWESPEAVGSGELYAWLAGESAVIKAMRRALVTGRGIDRKRVAFMGYWREGQSERNA, from the coding sequence GTGCTGCCGGCCGTCACGCGCTGGCTCGACGACCACCCCGCGATCGTCTCGGCCGCCGCGGCGCCCCGGCCCCAGAACCTCGACGACGTCGACGTCGACACCCAGGGCCTGTGGGAGTCGCCCGAGGCCGTGGGCTCGGGCGAGCTCTACGCCTGGCTCGCCGGCGAGTCCGCCGTCATCAAGGCGATGCGCCGGGCCCTGGTCACCGGCCGCGGGATCGACCGCAAGCGCGTGGCGTTCATGGGCTACTGGCGCGAGGGCCAGTCCGAGCGCAACGCCTGA